Genomic segment of Calditrichota bacterium:
GGCCCGCGGTGTGGGGTAACCCGGGCGTGTTCCGGCTGTGTGATCCGAAGGAAGAGCCATAACCATCAACTGGGGCAGCTGATCGCCGGGCATTTTTTCATAGGCTTTTAATTCTTCAATAAAGGCCGCCGCCCGCAAAATATCCGGAATTTTATGGTCGTATGCCGGGAATTTCTGGGACAGAATCTTGTTTACGGGAGCAATGGTACTTTTATTCACAAATTGGAACGCCTTTTTCCCCGAAACAAAATCAGTGTAAATATCATTCCAGGTTTTCCACCGGTTGTGATCCCACTGAACAAAACAGGCTTCTCCGAAAATTCGGACACGTTTCCCATTGGCCAGCGCATCATTCCAGATGAAGCCGTATTCCGGGTACACCATCGCATCGTACTGAATGTGGTCGTAACTGCGGAACCAGGCGCGTACCTTTTTTTCGATATAATCGGTCACAATTCCCGAATCCGTCCACTGGTGACCCTCAGACGAGCATTTTCCGGAGGCGTAATAATTATCGAGTAGCGAAAACTCTCGGGCAAGCTTGTGGTGATTCGGAGTAACCTTCTCTCCAAACGAACAAAGCTTGGCTTCACCATCTCCCTCTTTCATATCACCCAACACCTGATCGTAGGTGCGGTTTTCTTTGATGATGTAAATCACGTGTTTAAAAACAGAGGGCTCTCCGATTCTTTCCGGAACCGGTACCGGCTTCCGATTTTTTCGGGGAAGAAGCTTCGATAATTCCATTCGAAAGGTGAGATTATTTTTTTTCACGCGTGCCGTAAATTTCTGAAGCGTTTTTTCATTCGGAACAGGAATGATTGAAATCGACGCCTTTTCATGATGCGCATTAAAAAATCCCGCTGACGATGGGGAGGCTACCGCACCGTTTGCCTTCCGAAAAGCAATTCGGGAGCCAATTGCTTCAATATTGGCCACGTACAGTGTGGATGCATTCCGGGAAACAACGACGGCCCCCGGGTACGTCTCGGTGGGAATAAACCCCAGCAGTCGGCTTGAGTGAGCCGTCCCGCTGCGCGAGGCCTTTTTTCCCAGCTCCACAACGGCCAGAGCATTGTCCATGCCGTTGGCAACGTAAAGACGCTTTCCATCGGGAGAAACGGCCAGACCATTGGGCGAATCGCCTACAAAATTCTGGGCTGTTTTCATCAAGCGCACGGAAATGGTCTCGGTTACGGTTTCCGTTTCCGTCGAAATTACAGACACATTGTCGCTGTTGGCATTGGCCACGTAAACAAACCATTCGTCGGGACTCTTTACGATGTCGTTGGGATGCAGTCCCACCGGGATCTCTTTCAGGATTTTTCCCGTATTCGGATCCAGTACCGTAACCGTTCCGTTGGAAACCGCTCCCGTTACGGAATCCACCGCCGCCGGGTCCCAGGGGGTTCCGGCCGTTTCCTCACCGTGTTTGGGCTGTCGCCCTCCCCAGTTGGTGACGTACATTTTTCCGGCAGCCAATGTAAGTCCAAAAGGCGCCACACCAACCGTGGTTGTCCAGACCGGCTGATCCGACTGCAAATCGATTTTAACCACCTGGTTATTTCCGTTTAAGACGACGAACAGAAAATGACCCGATAAAACCACCTCATTGGGAATCGCGGTTAAGAAGCGCCCATGCGGTTTCTTCTGCCCTTTAAAATGAAGGGCCTTATCCGGAAGAAGCCGGGCTCCGGAGTCGGGAGTCCATTCCGCGCGAAGGACGGCCGAATCGTTTCGCTTATTATCCGCACTCCAAAAAACCGTCTTCCCGTCCGGAGACCAGATAATTCCCGAAAGCGTGTTCATATACCGTCTGAAAGATTTTATTTTGCGCAGCTCAATTTGAGAAACCACTTTTTGGCTTCGGGTATCCACGAAAACAACCCCGTAACGGGTTTCGACAGCCAAAATTTTCCCGTCCGGCGAAAGGGCACAATCCAGGGCGTGATCTTCATTTCCGGGATCACCAAAATAGACCGACTTCCCTGCAGGATCGATGACTTTGTTGTACGGCATGAGTACCGGAAGGGTGTTCCGGGCGAGGGTTTGAGCATCGTAATTAACCGCTTGTGCAACCGGCGGCAGCGTTGCCGATTTTTTCTGAACCAAGACCGGTGTACAGCTCAAAATTCCAAACAAAACCCCCATCCAACCAAACGTGTGCATAAAGACTCGTTTCATCTTCTTTCTTCCTGTTTTTTGGGATTCTAAATATTTTACCACAATCAATCAGTCACCACAATAAATTGTGGTGATTGTTCAAAGCACTCTTATGGA
This window contains:
- a CDS encoding beta-propeller fold lactonase family protein, encoding MGVLFGILSCTPVLVQKKSATLPPVAQAVNYDAQTLARNTLPVLMPYNKVIDPAGKSVYFGDPGNEDHALDCALSPDGKILAVETRYGVVFVDTRSQKVVSQIELRKIKSFRRYMNTLSGIIWSPDGKTVFWSADNKRNDSAVLRAEWTPDSGARLLPDKALHFKGQKKPHGRFLTAIPNEVVLSGHFLFVVLNGNNQVVKIDLQSDQPVWTTTVGVAPFGLTLAAGKMYVTNWGGRQPKHGEETAGTPWDPAAVDSVTGAVSNGTVTVLDPNTGKILKEIPVGLHPNDIVKSPDEWFVYVANANSDNVSVISTETETVTETISVRLMKTAQNFVGDSPNGLAVSPDGKRLYVANGMDNALAVVELGKKASRSGTAHSSRLLGFIPTETYPGAVVVSRNASTLYVANIEAIGSRIAFRKANGAVASPSSAGFFNAHHEKASISIIPVPNEKTLQKFTARVKKNNLTFRMELSKLLPRKNRKPVPVPERIGEPSVFKHVIYIIKENRTYDQVLGDMKEGDGEAKLCSFGEKVTPNHHKLAREFSLLDNYYASGKCSSEGHQWTDSGIVTDYIEKKVRAWFRSYDHIQYDAMVYPEYGFIWNDALANGKRVRIFGEACFVQWDHNRWKTWNDIYTDFVSGKKAFQFVNKSTIAPVNKILSQKFPAYDHKIPDILRAAAFIEELKAYEKMPGDQLPQLMVMALPSDHTAGTRPGYPTPRAMVADNDLALGQIVEAVSKSRFWKNTVILVTEDDSQAGWDHVSAYRTVGFVISPYSRLKKTVHTNYNQTSMLRTIEQILGIPPMNQIDASASPMRDCFSRKPDFSPYTAVSNQIALNEMNPPLKALNGEALKYAKLSLLPEFDKIDSGRDDILNRIIWFATMGNRPYPAKYAGRDDDD